TAGGCTATTGCGGAATGCGGTCACTCGCGAGTCCGGCGATCGTTGGTATTGCGTTCCCGGAAAGGGATTGAACGGAATCAGATTCACCTTCGCGGGCTTGCCGCGCAATAGCCTAATGAGTGCGCGCGCGTGACTATCACTGTCATTGACACCGTCGAGCATGACGTACTCGAAGGTGATGTGACGCCCGGTCTGTTCAGAGGCGTAGTGCCAGCAAGCGTCGAGCAGCTCGGCGATCGGATAGGATCGATTGATCGGCACGATCTCATCGCGCAGGGCATCATCGGGCGCGTGCAGGGAGACCGCCAGGGCCACGTTGCAATCCTGACCGAGCTTGCGAATGTTGGGCACAATGCCTGAGGTGCTGAGCGTGAGGCGCCGACGGGAGATATCGAATCCCATAGGCTCCAGCATGATCTGCAGCGCTGGCAACACGTTGCGATAATTGGCAAGGGGCTCACCCATGCCCATCAGCACCACGTTCGTGACCGGGTGCTCGTCGTGGCGATAGTCAGCCAGCATCTCGCGGTTGGCGTACCAGACCTGGCCGACGATCTCGGCGGTGGTGAGATGGCGATTGAACCCCTGGGCTCCGGTGGCGCAGAAGGAACAGTCCAGGGCACAGCCGACTTGGCTCGAGATGCACAGGGTGCGCCGTGAGGACTCGGGAATGAAGACGGTTTCGATCGCCTGACCGCCGACGTCGAAGAGCCACTTGCGCGTGCCGTCGCGGGCCACGTGCTCGCTGCGCACGGGCGGCGCCTGCACCACGGCGCGTTCGCGTAGCTTAGCGCGGAGGGACTTGGAAAGGTCGGTCATTGCATCGAAGTCCGCCACGCCGCGGCGGTAGATCCAACGCATCACCTGGCGCGCGTGAAAAGGCTTCTCGCTAAGCTCGCCGAACCAGGCCTCGAGCTCGCCACGCGGCAGCCCCAGCAGGTTCAGCCGCGCCTCCATCGTGCTCGCCGTCAGACCGACTTAGGAACGCCGCTCGCGCCTTAGCGCGGGCAGAGTTCGCCGTCCTGGAAGAAGTAGTCGATCTCCTGGGCAGCCGTACCGGCCGCGTCGGAGCCGTGCACCACATTGACGCCCTTGCTCTCGGCAAAGTCGGCACGGATGGTGCCGGGATCGGCCTCGGCGGGATCAGTAGCGCCCATGATCTCGCGGTGGCGCGAGACCGCGTTCTCCCCTTCTAGCACGGACACGACCACGGGGCCGGACATCATGTACTCCACGAGCTCCCCGAAGAAGGGCCGCTCCTTGTGTACGGCGTAGAAACCCTCAGCCTGCGCGCGCGTTAGCTGCATCATACGGGCGGCGATAATGGTCAGGCCTGCGTCTTCGAAGCGCGTGTAGACCTTGCCGATAAGGTTCTTGGCCACACCGTCGGGCTTGATGATGGAAAGCGTCCGTTCGACTGCCATGGGGGTCTCCTTTACACCGAGCCCCTCAGGCAGGAGGCACTCGGATAAGTCACAAGATTACGGGTTGGTGAGGTGCCCGCCTAAGGGCGCGGGCCGGTCGGCGGCGCGGAGTCTACCGCGCGCTCGGCAGGTGAGCCAGCACGCTCAGGCGAAGCCGACGCTCTCGCCGCAGCCGCACTCACTGGTCACGTTCGGGTTACGGAACGTGAACATCTCATTCAAGCCCTGCTTGATGAAATCCACCTCCGTGCCGTCGAGAAACTCGAGGCTGTCGCGATCCACCACTACGCGCACGTCCTCGTCGTGGTCGAAGACCACGTCGTTCTGGTCGGCTGCGTCAGCGTACTCGAGCACGTAGGCATAGCCGGTGCAGCCGCTCTTGCGCACCCCGAGGCGGATGCCGAAGCGCCCCTCGCGGCTGACGTGAGCGCGAACCCGATCCGCAGCGGAGGGGGATAGGGTAATTGCCATCGCGTTCTGCTCCTGGTCTCGGATAGAAAAAGTTGACCCCATAGGGTATCACCCAGGACCGGGTAGCGTCGCGATCCGGTGCCTAGGCCGGAATTCGGCCCGCGAGGGCATTCTCCAGCGCATCCTCGAGCATGAGCACGCGGCCGAGCTTCTCCGCCGGGAGGTTCAGAGACTCGGCGATCCGCGCGGCGTCCACCTTCGCCGAGGTAACGGACTGTCCGACCAGCAGCTCCACCACGCTGGCCGCAGCCGCCATGGTATGGGGACACCCAAGCACCTGATATCGCGCCTCCTGGATCGTGCCTTCAAGCACGCGCAGCCAGAGCACGACCTCGGCGCCATGCTGTGCTCCTCCGGCGCGCCCACTGCAAACACCTTCACCTTGTAGGCGCCCGGCCCCTGGGTTGCGCTGGAACAGCTCGCGAACGCGTGGACCGTAGGGATCGGCGTCCATCAACCCTCGCCCACGACCGCTGGCGACAGGCCGCGCAGACGCGTGACCTGGGCATGAATGTGCTCGGCTGCGAACCTCACTTCCTCGCCCGTGGTGGGACGACCCATGGTGATTCGAAGGGTGCTTGCCGCCAGGAAGTCATCGCGCCCAAGCGCCCGCAACACGTAGGACGGCTCACCGGTGAGCGCGCTGCAGGCTGCCCCCCGAGACAGGGCGAGGGACTCCAAGGCCAACAGCAAGCTCTCCCCTTCCACACCCTCGATGCTAACGGAGAGGTGGCCACCCACGCGCTGCGTCGGATGGCCGTTCAGGTGCACGCCCCCGAGCAGATGCAAGCGCTGCCAGAGCTCATCGCGCAGCTGTGCGAGGCGGGTCTGCTCAGATTCGCGCTCCTCACATGCCAAAGTGAGGGCAGTCGCCAGACCAACGATCTGGTGCGTGGCCAGGGTGCCGCCGCGGACCCGCCCCTCCTGACCACCGCCGAACACGAGGGGCTGCAGCAACACGCGCGTCGGTCGCTTGCGCACGTAGAGGGCGCCGGCGCCCTTGGGGCCGTACAGCTTGTGCGCCGAGAGCGACAGCAGATCCACCGGTAGCTGACGCAGATCGATCGGCAACTTGCCAGCGCTCTGGGCCGCATCGACGTGCAACGGCACGCCACGCTCGGCACACGCGGCGGCCAGGCGAGGCAGATCGATCACGGTGCCTATCTCGCCGTTCACGTGGGTGAGCGACACCAGGCAGGTCTCCTCGCGTAAGGCATCGAGCAGCCGCTGCGGGGGCAGCAGACCATCGCTATCCGGTGCCAGCCGCGTCACCCTAACTCCCTCGCGTTCCAGCTGCGCACATATGGCGAGGGTGGCCTGATGCTCGATCAGGGTAGTGACCACGTGCGCCTGGCCCCGTGCGAGGCCAGCGCGGGCGACGCCGGCGATGGCCGTGTTGACCGCCTCCGTGGCACCGGAGGTGAATACGATCTCGTCGGCGTCGGCACCTACGCAGACGGCCACCTGCTGGCGTGCTTGTTCGATCGTCTGCCGGGCGCGGCGGCCAAGCATATGCCCGCTCGCCGCGTTCGCCCAGCTCTGCTCCAACGCCGCCGCCATTGCGCGGGCGACGCGCGGGTCCACCGGGGTGGTCGCCGCATAGTCGAGGTATATCGGGTGTGCGGGGTCAGCGATCACGTGAGTCGTCTTCCCCTGCAGACCGGCCGCCAGCGGCGGCCAATGCCGCATCGTGGGCGGAGAGGATACCGCGCAAGATCTGCACTTCGTTATCGTCCAGCCCCACGCGATTGTAGAGCCGACGCAGGCGACGCATGAGGTGGCGGGGGTTGTCGGGGTTCAAAAACCCCGTGGCCGTGAGCGTGCGCTGGTAGTGCTCGTAGAGCGCTTCTACCTGGGCAGATGTCGCGAACGGCGCTTCGACCCGCCCATCGTCCCCTGCCCCGTAACCCGCAGTCGCCGCCATCCGCAGCTCATGGGTCACCACCTGCACGGCCATCGCAAGGTTCAGGGAGCTGTACTCAGGATTCGCACTGATGTGCAGCAATCGATGGCAACAATCCAGTTCGGCGTTGCTAAGGCCAGAGCGCTCGTTGCCGAAGACGACGCTCACCTGCGCCTCTTTGCTGAGGATCTCCCGGGCCGCCTCGCGCGCGTTTTGCTCCGGCCATTGGAGGCTTCGACGGCGAGCACTCGCGCCGTACACGAGCGCGGCGTCGGCGATCGCCTCTTCGAGCGTATCGAAGACCTCTGCCCGCGCCAGCAGATCGTCGGCACCCGAGGCCCGCGCGGTGGCATCCGCGTGGGGAAACTGCCGTGGCCGCACCAAGCGCAGGCAGTGGATACCCATGTTCTTGCTCGCCCGAGCGACCGCACCGATGTTGCCCGGGTGGGAGGTATCGACCAGCACCACGGCCACCCGCGTCAGGCGCTCACGCACCGGATCAGTCTGAGCCATCTGCTATCCTTGCCCCCGCTTCTTTCAAGGTGAGCCCTCCTCCGCCATGCACGCGCATCTCAACATCGCCATTCGCGCCGCCCGCCGGGCGGGTGAAATTATCATGCGCGCTTTGCCGCGCTTGCACGAGCTCACCATTCACGAGAAGCAACCTAACGATTTCGTAAGTGAAGTAGATCGCCTGGCCGAACAGGAGATCATCGACACGATCCGCGCGAGCTACCCCGATCACAGCTTTCTCGGCGAAGAGAGCGGTCGCATCGGCGAAGAACGTGGCGAAGAGAACGTGTGGATCATTGATCCGCTCGACGGCACCACCAACTTCCTCCACGGGTTCCCCGTGTTCGCCGTGTCCATCGCCCTCCAGCAGCGCGGCGCGCTCCAGCACGGCGTGGTCTACGATCCCTCGCGCCAGGAGCTGTTCACCGCTTCGCGCGGGGAAGGTGCGCAGCTCGACGGCCGACGCATTCGCGTGGGGCGACGTACCAACCTCAACGGAGCCCTAGTCGGCACGGGCTTCCCCTACGCGCAGAACCTAGAATACATGGACACCTACCTCGCCATGTTTCGCGCCATCTCGGAGAAGACCGCGGGCCTGCGACGCCCCGGCGCGGCCGCCTTGGATCTTGCCTACCTGGCAGCCGGTCGCTACGACGGCTTTTTCGAAATGGGCCTGCATCCCTGGGACATGGCCGCTGGCGCCCTGCTCGTGCGCGAGGCGGGCGGCTTGGTCGGCACCTTCGCCGGCGACGAGCGCTATCTCGAGACCGGCAACATCGTGGCGGGCTCACCCAAGGTCTTCGCGGAGATGCTCAAGACCTTCGCGCCGCACTTGCCGCCCACCCTGCGCCGCCCCGCGGGCTGAGCGGACCCGGCGACCAGCGCCCTAGGGGATCGCTTCGAGTTCCGGATCCGTCTCATCCTTCGGCGGCAGCAAATCCACCGCCGTGACGTTGAGTGCGAGCGCTGCAGAGCTCGCCACGTAGATCGATGAGTAGGTTCCCAGCACGACACCCACGATCAAGGCCAGGGCGAACTCGTCGATCGCCGAGCCGCCGAGAAAATACAGGGCCAGCACCACGAGCAGGGTCGTGCCACTGGTCATCAAGGTGCGCGATAGCGTCTGGTTGAGCGAGAGGTTCATCACGTCCACCGACGTGCGCTTGCGCAGGGCGCGGAAGTTCTCGCGGATACGATCAAACACCACGATCGTGTCGTTCAATGAGTAGCCTATCACCGCCAGCAAGGCCGCCAGCACCGGCAGATCGAAGGGCACCTGAAAGGCGGCGAAGAAGCCAACGGTAATCACCACGTCGTGCACGAGGGCTACCACGGCCCCCAAGGCGAACTTCCACTGGAAGCGCAAGGTGACGTAGGCGAGGATCAGCAGCAAGGCAAAGAGCATCGCTAGGCCGCCGTCCTCACGCAGCTCCTCACCGACACGCGGACCGATAAACTCCGTTCGCTGAATCTGGACGCCAGGGTCCGCGCTGCGCAATGCCTCACGCACGGCCTCCCCGACGCTCGCGCCGTCTTGGTCTGGATCTGGCTGTACGCGCACTAGCACGTCGCTCTGCTCGCCGAAGTACTGCACGACCGAATCGTCGATACCGCCGTTGGCCAGTGCGTCACGCACGGTGGAGAGCTCAATGGGCTCGGGGTACTTTGCCTCCACCAGCACGCCGCCGGTGAAGTCGATACCAAAGTTGATGCCGCGCATTACGACCAAGACGATGGTCGTCACGATCAACAGCGCGGAGACCCCTACCGCTATGTGGCGCGCGCCGAGGAAGTCGATAGTGGTGGTCTTCTTGAACATTTCCATGGTGCTTCCCCTTAGATCGCCAGCGCGTCGACTTGGCGACGCCCGTACCAGGCGTTCACCAGCACCCGAGTACCAATGATGGCAGTGAACATGGACGTACCGATACCGATGAAGAGGGTTACGGCGAAGCCGCGCACGGGCCCGGTGCCGAACACGGCCAGAATGAGCGCCGCGATCGCCGTCGTGATGTTAGCGTCGGCAATCGTGCTGAGAGCCTTCTCGTATCCAGCCGTAATGCTCGCCTGGGGTGAGTTCCCTGAGCGTATCTCCTCGCGTATTCGCTCGAAGATCAGCACGTTAGCATCCACGGACATACCCACGGTGAGCACGATGCCCGCGATACCGGGCAGACTCAGCGCTGCCGGCAACACGGAGAGCAGGGCCACGATGAGCACTAGGTTAGCGAACAGGGCAACGTTCGCGAACAGGCCGAACATGCGGTAGTACAGCGCCATGAAGATGACCACGGCGACGAAGCCGATGAGAATGGCCATCTGCCCGCGGGCGATGTTCTGCTCACCGAGACTCGGGCCGATCGTGCGCTCCTCAACCTTGAAGATTGGCGCGGCCAGGGAGCCGGCGTTCAGCAGCGTGGCCAGCGTCGAGGCCTCCGTGGGATTCAGGCCGGTGATCTCGAAGCGGTTCGAGAACACGCCCTGGATCGTTGCGATACTAATCACCTCACGATTCTCTTCGGTGACCATATCGATCGTTCCGTCGTCCTGCTCTACCTCCTTGCGCTCGCTCTCGATGTACACCACGGACATGGGCTTACCCACATTCTCCGTGGTGGCGCGCAGCATGCGGTTGCCGCCGCGCTGATCGAGGTTGACGCTCACCGCCGGACCGCCGCCGCTGGAGCTCACGGTGGAGGTGGCGCTGGTGAGGTTGTCGCCGCTTGCGATCACCTCGCGCTTGAGCAGCACGGGGAAGCCGTCGCGGTGGTAGTAGAGGCGGCTGGAGAACGGCACGCGCTCCCCTCTGGCCGCTGCGTTGGCATCGCCTTCCGTATCGTTCAGGCGGAATTCTACGGTGGCCGTGGCGCCGATGATCCGCTCTGCCGCCGCCGGATCTTGCACGCCCGGCAACTCCACCACGATGCGGTTCAGACCTTGCTGTTGAATCAGGGGCTCAGCCGCCCCGAGACTGTCCACGCGCCGGCGCAAGGTAGTGAGGTTCTGA
This genomic window from Pseudomonadota bacterium contains:
- the rlmN gene encoding 23S rRNA (adenine(2503)-C(2))-methyltransferase RlmN, with translation MEARLNLLGLPRGELEAWFGELSEKPFHARQVMRWIYRRGVADFDAMTDLSKSLRAKLRERAVVQAPPVRSEHVARDGTRKWLFDVGGQAIETVFIPESSRRTLCISSQVGCALDCSFCATGAQGFNRHLTTAEIVGQVWYANREMLADYRHDEHPVTNVVLMGMGEPLANYRNVLPALQIMLEPMGFDISRRRLTLSTSGIVPNIRKLGQDCNVALAVSLHAPDDALRDEIVPINRSYPIAELLDACWHYASEQTGRHITFEYVMLDGVNDSDSHARALIRLLRGKPAKVNLIPFNPFPGTQYQRSPDSRVTAFRNSLLNASVTATIRRTRGDDIDAACGQLAGEVQDRITARLGAKRIPVSVEHRQ
- the ndk gene encoding nucleoside-diphosphate kinase, which produces MAVERTLSIIKPDGVAKNLIGKVYTRFEDAGLTIIAARMMQLTRAQAEGFYAVHKERPFFGELVEYMMSGPVVVSVLEGENAVSRHREIMGATDPAEADPGTIRADFAESKGVNVVHGSDAAGTAAQEIDYFFQDGELCPR
- a CDS encoding iron-sulfur cluster assembly accessory protein, giving the protein MAITLSPSAADRVRAHVSREGRFGIRLGVRKSGCTGYAYVLEYADAADQNDVVFDHDEDVRVVVDRDSLEFLDGTEVDFIKQGLNEMFTFRNPNVTSECGCGESVGFA
- a CDS encoding iron-sulfur cluster assembly scaffold protein, which gives rise to MDADPYGPRVRELFQRNPGAGRLQGEGVCSGRAGGAQHGAEVVLWLRVLEGTIQEARYQVLGCPHTMAAAASVVELLVGQSVTSAKVDAARIAESLNLPAEKLGRVLMLEDALENALAGRIPA
- a CDS encoding cysteine desulfurase family protein, coding for MIADPAHPIYLDYAATTPVDPRVARAMAAALEQSWANAASGHMLGRRARQTIEQARQQVAVCVGADADEIVFTSGATEAVNTAIAGVARAGLARGQAHVVTTLIEHQATLAICAQLEREGVRVTRLAPDSDGLLPPQRLLDALREETCLVSLTHVNGEIGTVIDLPRLAAACAERGVPLHVDAAQSAGKLPIDLRQLPVDLLSLSAHKLYGPKGAGALYVRKRPTRVLLQPLVFGGGQEGRVRGGTLATHQIVGLATALTLACEERESEQTRLAQLRDELWQRLHLLGGVHLNGHPTQRVGGHLSVSIEGVEGESLLLALESLALSRGAACSALTGEPSYVLRALGRDDFLAASTLRITMGRPTTGEEVRFAAEHIHAQVTRLRGLSPAVVGEG
- a CDS encoding RNA methyltransferase, with amino-acid sequence MAQTDPVRERLTRVAVVLVDTSHPGNIGAVARASKNMGIHCLRLVRPRQFPHADATARASGADDLLARAEVFDTLEEAIADAALVYGASARRRSLQWPEQNAREAAREILSKEAQVSVVFGNERSGLSNAELDCCHRLLHISANPEYSSLNLAMAVQVVTHELRMAATAGYGAGDDGRVEAPFATSAQVEALYEHYQRTLTATGFLNPDNPRHLMRRLRRLYNRVGLDDNEVQILRGILSAHDAALAAAGGRSAGEDDSRDR
- a CDS encoding inositol monophosphatase family protein; the encoded protein is MHAHLNIAIRAARRAGEIIMRALPRLHELTIHEKQPNDFVSEVDRLAEQEIIDTIRASYPDHSFLGEESGRIGEERGEENVWIIDPLDGTTNFLHGFPVFAVSIALQQRGALQHGVVYDPSRQELFTASRGEGAQLDGRRIRVGRRTNLNGALVGTGFPYAQNLEYMDTYLAMFRAISEKTAGLRRPGAAALDLAYLAAGRYDGFFEMGLHPWDMAAGALLVREAGGLVGTFAGDERYLETGNIVAGSPKVFAEMLKTFAPHLPPTLRRPAG
- the secF gene encoding protein translocase subunit SecF produces the protein MEMFKKTTTIDFLGARHIAVGVSALLIVTTIVLVVMRGINFGIDFTGGVLVEAKYPEPIELSTVRDALANGGIDDSVVQYFGEQSDVLVRVQPDPDQDGASVGEAVREALRSADPGVQIQRTEFIGPRVGEELREDGGLAMLFALLLILAYVTLRFQWKFALGAVVALVHDVVITVGFFAAFQVPFDLPVLAALLAVIGYSLNDTIVVFDRIRENFRALRKRTSVDVMNLSLNQTLSRTLMTSGTTLLVVLALYFLGGSAIDEFALALIVGVVLGTYSSIYVASSAALALNVTAVDLLPPKDETDPELEAIP
- the secD gene encoding protein translocase subunit SecD, producing MRQNHTPSWLLGLVVGVMVLGILFALPNLFGEDPAIQLTPADGSAPPEAVVADVEDFLQGEGLPYDQARLVDSKTVMVTFEDTAAQGDALDPLRDRYRDGYITALTTMPRMPDFMRALGLRPMALGLDLRGGVHFLFEVDLEVALEKFIEQSEGTFRQVLREANGRQGIRSQGYEVIEETNTIIYKFRDRETAVEAEREMRQISTEFDYLIGNSPDGGAFVSATMNEAALAALQARSIDQNLTTLRRRVDSLGAAEPLIQQQGLNRIVVELPGVQDPAAAERIIGATATVEFRLNDTEGDANAAARGERVPFSSRLYYHRDGFPVLLKREVIASGDNLTSATSTVSSSGGGPAVSVNLDQRGGNRMLRATTENVGKPMSVVYIESERKEVEQDDGTIDMVTEENREVISIATIQGVFSNRFEITGLNPTEASTLATLLNAGSLAAPIFKVEERTIGPSLGEQNIARGQMAILIGFVAVVIFMALYYRMFGLFANVALFANLVLIVALLSVLPAALSLPGIAGIVLTVGMSVDANVLIFERIREEIRSGNSPQASITAGYEKALSTIADANITTAIAALILAVFGTGPVRGFAVTLFIGIGTSMFTAIIGTRVLVNAWYGRRQVDALAI